The proteins below come from a single Ailuropoda melanoleuca isolate Jingjing chromosome 1, ASM200744v2, whole genome shotgun sequence genomic window:
- the MUC4 gene encoding mucin-4 — MTTEREGPSTAHSSFTSAPETTASSHHHTSQTVETSRQSQSGTVSLGITSTPSSSLSGHTPTDHISQDTATSGTASTPSPSSVSRKPSTSSEMPTSSASTADISSSSIASNTHSVSSEVPTTPIRRDTPGRNTKNMSHTETGSFGPVTAIVSMITDLEGPSTAHLSFTSAPEIMASSQYHTSQTMETNRQSQTSPILPGITSTSSSPLSGHTPTEDISQDPATLGTANTSLPSDKSNETSPQSEALGFAVTWSSATLFSGHSSPLSITSSFPPSTASSMSTVKTQTSGTITTSQRIGSQRRTTPSVPSTTSQTHTTFSPRPSIGTHSTAAPIPIKPENGVSLFPYGSSVGDREFFKKTVDFTSPLFKPQIGFPLGSSLRDYLYFTDNGQVIFPKSEYQIFSYPNPPLRGFTGWDPVAMVAPFWDDADFSSGQGTVFYQEYETLYNEYNALVWQVESWIKEFTHTWNYKAMWTLKVTWVNAPAYPARWTFGTNTYQAILSTDGSRSYALFLYQSGGMQWDVTQRPGNPVLMGFSSGDGHFENSPLTSQPMWQKYLPDQFLNSNSGLRGLQVYSLHREERPNYRLRCLQWLHRQPQGPTWGWNQISCPCSWQQGLWDSRFQPISMGWRGLGSRQLCSFSSWRGGACCSYGPWGELLQGWRVPAPWQFDEDLEPQNWCCRWNDKPSFCALYQQRRPRIVCAGYRPPRPAWMFGDPHITTLDGANFTFNGLGDFQLVRAWDGNSSFLLQGRTAQTGSAQATNFIAFAAKYDTNSLSPIIVRWLLEPNDIIHVQVNNQTVAFETNREDPEGREIFNTTGIIMTRNGSLVSATFDGTVTISVIALSNILHASCGLPEEYRNHTEGLLGVWNDNPDDDFRMPNGSAIPSNSTEELLFQYGMTWEINDTRLLGKRDGHLPANFTPIFLSQLKNKTWDEELVAECNGDMQCLYDSSVTGNASTGQSTKMLLRSYQRLNATLNKYPPSIKGQCVVEAYVGQTKWIQYSSHSEKVTFALKRSSADFRLFENGTLLWTPKSLEPFTLEILARNVEDNLSSVLQPKTVVCACKEESQCLYNQTSRVGNSSLEVADCKCDGNNFGRHCESSKNPCDEPCFGNVQCFPGKGCGACPPNLTGDGRHCAPLEPSLPCQNRSCPVNYCYNQGHCYMSQALGCQLACTCPPAFTDTRCFVAGNNFTPILLQELPVRSIQLWLSEEENASVTDVNASVAYRLQNLNVRAFLRNSLVTQSDSGRTLASGSLLRRWKVISEFQYLPRGPVIDFLNTQLLDAVVEAFLPQASWRRWNGIEGPRTNVNFHSISREDVASLSALNASVLGNYFNCSSYKDYRLVYSPQSGFTCVSPCAEGYCQHGGRCQHLPQGPRCSCEPFSIYAPWGERCEHLGMKLGAFFGILFGALGFLLLLGAAGFVVLRFWCYSGNHYSYPLDSES, encoded by the exons ATGACGACTGAACGAGAGGGACCCTCAACAGCACACTCTTCCTTCACTTCTGCTCCAGAGACAACCGCATCATCTCATCACCACACGAGTCAGACCGTGGAGACCAGCAGACAATCTCAATCTGGTACTGTCTCACTAGGAATCACATCAACTCCGTCTTCTTCCCTTAGTGGACACACTCCTACAGACCACATTTCCCAGGACACAGCCACCTCTGGGACAGCAAGCACTCCATCTCCTTCTAGTGTCAGCCGTAAGCCTTCCACATCATCAGAAATGCCCACGTCCTCAGCCTCCACAGCTGACATTTCATCCTCTTCCATTGCAAGCAACACACATTCGGTATCATCAGAGGTCCCTACAACACCAATTAGAAGAGACACTCCAGGGAGAAACACAAAAAACATGTCACACACTGAAACGGGAAGTTTTGGCCCAGTCACCGCAATAGTCTCAATGATCACTGATCTCGAGGGACCCTCAACAGCACACCTTTCCTTCACTTCTGCTCCAGAGATAATGGCATCATCTCAGTACCACACGAGTCAGACCATGGAGACCAACAGACAATCTCAAACCAGCCCTATCTTACCAGGAATCACATCAacttcctcttcccctctaaGTGGACACACTCCTACAGAGGATATTTCCCAGGACCCAGCCACCTTGGGGACAGCAAACACTTCATTGCCTTCCGATAAGAGCAACGAAACTTCACCTCAGTCAGAAG CCCTTGGCTTTGCCGTCACCTGGAGCTCCGCCACCCTATTCTCAGGTCACTCCTCTCCTCTGTCTATTACCAGCAGTTTCCCACCATCCACAGCATCCTCAATGTCCACTGTGAAGACTCAGACATCAG GAACAATCACAACCTCACAGAGGATAGGCAGCCAGAGAAGGACAACACCATCAGTACCCTCAACAACCTCCCAGACCCATACAACCTTCTCTCCTAGACCGTCCATAGGCACACACTCAACAGCTGCTCCGATCCCCATCAAGCCCGAGAATG GtgtttccctcttcccctacGGGTCAAGTGTCGGAGACCGGGAGTTTTTCAAGAAGACCGTGGACTTCACTTCCCCACTCTTCAAGCCCCAGATTGGCTTCCCTCTTGGCTCCTCTCTCCGGGACTATCTATAT TTCACAGATAATGGCCAGGTCATTTTCCCGAAGTCAGAGTATCAGATTTTCTCCTACCCCAATCCCCCCCTTAGAGGCTTCACAGGCTGGGACCCTGTGGCCATGGTGGCTCCATTCTGGGATGATGCTGATTTTTCCAGTGGCCAGGGAACCGTATTTTACCAG GAATATGAGACACTCTATAATGAATACAACGCGCTCGTCTGGCAGGTGGAGTCTTGGATTAAAGAGTTCACACACACCTGGAACTATAAAGCCATGTGGACCTTAAAGGTCACGTGGGTCAATGCCCCTGCTTATCCTGCCCGGTGGACCTTCGGG ACCAACACTTACCAGGCCATCCTCTCCACGGATGGGAGCAGGTCCTATGCCCTGTTTCTTTACCAAAGTGGTGGTATGCAGTGGGACGTGACCCAGCGCCCAGGCAACCCAGTCCTCATGGGCTTCTCCAG TGGAGATGGGCATTTTGAAAACAGCCCACTGACATCCCAGCCAATGTGGCAGAAGTATCTACCAGACCAATTCCTGAATTCCAACTCAG GCCTCCGGGGCCTGCAGGTCTACAGCCTGCACAGGGAGGAAAGGCCCAACTACCGTCTCAGGTGCCTGCAGTGGTTGCACAGACAGCCTCAGgggcccacatggggctggaaccAGATCTCCTGCCCTTGCTCCTGGCAGCAGGGACTATGGGACTCACGCTTCCAACCCATCAGCATGG GCTGGCGGGGCCTCGGCAGCAGGCAGCTGTGCAGCTTCTCTTCCTGGCGCGGGGGCGCGTGCTGCAGCTACGGGCCTTGGGGCGAGCTTCTCCAAGGCTGGAGAGTGCCCGCTCCTTGGCAGTTTG ATGAGGACCTGGAGCCGCAGAACTGGTGCTGCCGCTGGAACGACAAGCCGTCCTTCTGCGCCCTGTACCAGCAAAGGCGGCCGCGCATCGTCTGTGCCGGGTACCGGCCCCCTCGGCCCG CCTGGATGTTTGGGGACCCCCACATCACCACCTTGGATGGTGCCAATTTCACCTTCAATGGGCTGGGGGACTTCCAGCTGGTCCGGGCCTGGGATGGAAACTCCTCGTTTCTGCTGCAGGGCCGCACCGCCCAGACCGGATCGGCCCAGGCCACCAACTTCATTGCCTTTGCAGCCAAATATGACACCAACAGCCTGAGCCCCATCATA GTCCGATGGCTCCTTGAGCCCAATGACATAATCCATGTGCAAGTCAATAACCAGACTGTGGCATTTGAGACTAACCGTGAAGACCCAGAAG GCCGGGAGATATTCAACACCACTGGCATCATAATGACCCGCAATGGCTCCCTGGTGTCAGCCACCTTCGATGGGACTGTGACCATCTCAGTGATTGCCCTCTCCAACATCCTCCATGCCTCCTGCGGCCTCCCAGAGGAGTATCGAAACCACACAGAAGGCCTCCTGG GAGTCTGGAATGACAATCCGGATGACGACTTCAGGATGCCCAATGGCTCCGCCATTCCCAGCAATAGCACCGAGGAGTTGCTTTTCCAATACGGAATGACCT GGGAAATCAATGACACAAGACTCCTTGGCAAGAGAGATGGCCATCTGCCTGCCAACTTCACCCCTATCTTCCTTTcccaactgaaaaacaaaacctgggATGAAGAGCTGGTGGCCGAGTGTAATGGAGACATGCAGTGCCTCTATGACAGCTCCGTCACAGGAAACGCAAGCACCGGCCAGAGCACTAAGATGCTTCTCCGCAGCTACCAGCGGCTGAACGCCACCCTCA ATAAGTACCCACCCTCTATCAAGGGTCAGTGTGTGGTGGAAGCCTACGTGGGGCAGACCAAGTGGATTCAGTACAGCAGCCACTCGGAGAAGGTCACATTCGCTCTGAAGCGCAGCAGTGCTGACTTCAGGCTGTTTG AGAATGGGACATTGCTATGGACACCAAAGTCGTTGGAACCATTCACTCTGGAGATTCTAGCAAGAAACGTCGAAGACAATTTGTCATCTGTACTCCAGCCAAAGACAGTGGTCTGTGCTTGCAAGGAAGAGAGCCAGTGTTTATACAATCAGACCAGCCGGGTGGGCAATTCCTCCCTGGAG GTGGCCGACTGCAAGTGTGACGGGAACAACTTTGGCCGCCACTGTGAAAGCTCCAAGAACCCCTGTGATGAGCCGTGCTTCGGGAATGTGCAGTGCTTTCCTGGGAAGGGCTGCGGGGCCTGCCCCCCAAACCTGACGGGGGATGGGCGTCACTGTGCAC ccctggaGCCCTCTCTCCCCTGTCAGAACCGGTCTTGCCCTGTGAATTACTGCTACAACCAGGGCCACTGCTACATGTCCCAGGCGCTGGGCTGCCAGCTGGCCTGCACCTGCCCCCCAGCCTTCACCGACACCCGCTGCTTCGTGGCTGGGAACAACTTCACTCCAATCCTCCTTCAAG AGCTTCCTGTAAGAAGCATCCAGCTCTGGCtcagtgaagaagaaaatgcCTCCGTGACAGATGTCAATGCCTCG GTGGCCTACAGACTGCAAAACCTGAACGTGCGGGCCTTTCTCCGGAACAGCCTAGTGACACAAAG TGATTCTGGGAGAACGCTGGCCTCCGGAAGTTTACTTAGGCGCTGGAAGGTCATCTCGGAGTTCCAGTACCTCCCTCGCGGTCCTGTCATCGACTTCCTGAACACCCAGCTGCTGGATGCAGTGGTGGAAGCGTTCTTACCCCAGGCCTCATGGAGGCGGTGGAACGGAATCGAGGGGCCCAGGACCAACGTGAACTTCCACTCCATCTCCAGGGAAGACGTGGCCAGTTTGTCAGCTT TGAACGCGAGCGTGCTGGGGAATTACTTCAACTGCAGCAGCTACAAGGACTACCGCCTGGTCTACAGCCCCCAGAGCGGCTTCACCTGTGTGTCCCCGTGTGCCGAGGGCTACTGTCAGCACGGAGGCCGGTGCCAGCACCTGCCCCAGGGGCCCCGCTGCAG CTGTGAGCCCTTCTCCATCTACGCGCCCTGGGGCGAGCGCTGTGAGCACCTGGGCATGAAGCTCGGCGCCTTCTTCGGAATCCTCTTTGGAGCCCTGGgcttcctcctgctgctgggggCCGCGGGGTTCGTGGTCCTGCGCTTCTGGTGCTACTCCGGGAACCACTACTCCTACCCCCTGGACTCAGAAAGCTGA